A genomic region of Pseudoxanthomonas suwonensis contains the following coding sequences:
- the metH gene encoding methionine synthase codes for MSTPTYRPTRLSGLEPLVITPELLFVNVGERTNVTGSAQFRKLVKEDRYAEAVEVARQQVDSGAQILDVNMDEGLIDSEKAMVRFLSLIASEPDIARIPVMVDSSKWSVIEAGLKCLQGKGVVNSISLKEGEDIFVEQARKILRYGAATVVMAFDEQGQADTCARKVEICTRAYRILVDEVGFPPEDIIFDPNIFAIATGIEEHDNYAVDFIEATRIIKATLPHCHVSGGVSNVSFSFRGNEPVRAAIHSVFLYHAIKAGMDMGIVNAGALPVYDDLDPDLRERVEDVVLNRRPDGTERLLEIAEKYRGTKGEKKTEDLAWRSKPVRERLAHALVNGIDAFVETDTEEARQQSTRPLDVIEGPLMDGMNVVGDLFGAGKMFLPQVVKSARVMKKAVAYLLPYIEAEKLRTGDAGKSNGRIVMATVKGDVHDIGKNIVGVVLACNNFEVVDLGVMVSAQTILDKAREVQADLIGLSGLITPSLEEMSHVARELQRQGFDTPLMIGGATTSRAHTALKIDPHYQAPTVWVKDASRAVGVAQSLISVELRGKFVAANDADYAEIRTRHRNRGDAKRLVSLEKARGQKFDSGRDGHLPPAPNRTGVHAFDDWPLQDLLPIIDWTPFFQAWELAGKYPAILEDEVVGRQASELYRDARAMLERIVAEKWLTAKAVFGIWPAYSVGDDVVLSLLPPEPSALGAEGARRADEGTTESATSGAAPAPPTLSPTPLPAGEGLTATLHFLRQQVDKPVERPDFCLADFIAPKDSGVQDWIGAFAVTAGIGIEPHVARFEAAHDDYNAILLKALADRLAEALAERLHQRVRTEFWGYATDEALDNEALIAERYRGIRPAPGYPACPDHSEKATLFRLLDAGTNAGMSLTESFAMLPTAAVSGYYFSHPGSQYFVVGRLGKDQVADYARRKGVSLAQAERWLASNLDYDPE; via the coding sequence ATGTCTACGCCCACCTACCGCCCCACCCGCCTCTCCGGCCTGGAACCGCTGGTCATCACCCCGGAGCTGCTGTTCGTCAACGTCGGCGAGCGCACCAACGTCACTGGCAGCGCCCAGTTCCGCAAGCTGGTCAAGGAGGACCGCTACGCCGAGGCGGTGGAGGTGGCGCGCCAGCAGGTCGACAGCGGCGCGCAGATCCTCGACGTGAACATGGACGAGGGCCTGATCGACTCCGAGAAGGCGATGGTCCGCTTCCTGAGCCTGATCGCCTCCGAGCCGGACATCGCCCGGATTCCGGTGATGGTCGATTCCTCCAAGTGGAGCGTGATCGAGGCCGGCCTGAAGTGCCTGCAGGGCAAGGGCGTGGTCAATTCGATCTCGCTCAAGGAAGGCGAGGACATCTTTGTCGAGCAGGCGCGCAAGATCCTGCGCTACGGCGCGGCCACCGTGGTGATGGCCTTCGACGAGCAGGGCCAGGCCGACACCTGCGCGCGCAAGGTCGAGATCTGCACCCGCGCCTACCGGATCCTGGTGGACGAGGTCGGCTTCCCGCCGGAAGACATCATCTTCGACCCGAACATCTTCGCCATCGCCACCGGCATCGAGGAGCACGACAACTACGCGGTGGACTTCATCGAGGCCACCCGGATCATCAAGGCCACCCTGCCGCACTGCCACGTGTCCGGCGGCGTGTCCAACGTCAGCTTCTCCTTCCGCGGCAACGAGCCGGTGCGCGCGGCGATCCACTCGGTGTTCCTGTACCACGCGATCAAGGCCGGCATGGACATGGGCATCGTCAACGCCGGCGCGCTGCCGGTATACGACGACCTGGACCCGGACCTGCGCGAGCGGGTGGAGGACGTGGTCCTCAATCGCCGCCCGGACGGGACCGAGCGCCTGCTGGAGATCGCCGAGAAATACCGGGGCACGAAAGGCGAGAAGAAGACCGAGGACCTGGCCTGGCGGTCCAAGCCGGTGCGCGAGCGCCTGGCCCACGCCCTGGTGAACGGCATCGACGCCTTCGTCGAGACGGACACCGAAGAGGCGCGCCAGCAGTCGACGCGGCCGCTGGACGTGATCGAAGGCCCGCTGATGGACGGCATGAACGTGGTCGGCGACCTGTTCGGCGCCGGCAAGATGTTCCTGCCGCAGGTGGTCAAGTCGGCGCGGGTGATGAAGAAGGCGGTAGCCTACCTGTTGCCCTACATCGAGGCAGAGAAGCTGCGCACCGGCGACGCCGGCAAGTCCAACGGCCGGATAGTGATGGCCACGGTCAAGGGCGACGTCCACGACATCGGCAAGAACATCGTCGGCGTGGTCCTGGCCTGCAACAACTTCGAGGTCGTGGACCTGGGGGTGATGGTTTCCGCACAGACCATCCTCGACAAGGCGCGCGAGGTGCAGGCCGACCTGATCGGCCTGTCCGGGCTGATCACGCCCTCGCTGGAGGAGATGAGCCACGTCGCCCGCGAGCTGCAGCGGCAAGGCTTCGACACACCGTTGATGATCGGCGGCGCCACCACTTCGCGTGCGCATACCGCGCTGAAGATCGACCCGCACTACCAGGCGCCGACGGTCTGGGTGAAGGATGCCTCGCGCGCGGTCGGCGTGGCACAGTCGCTGATCAGCGTGGAACTGCGCGGGAAGTTCGTCGCCGCCAACGACGCCGACTACGCCGAGATCCGCACCCGCCACCGCAACCGCGGCGACGCCAAGCGGCTGGTGTCGCTGGAGAAGGCGCGCGGGCAGAAGTTCGACAGCGGCCGGGATGGCCACCTGCCGCCCGCGCCCAACCGCACCGGGGTGCATGCATTCGACGACTGGCCGCTGCAGGACCTGCTGCCGATCATCGACTGGACACCGTTCTTCCAGGCCTGGGAGCTGGCCGGCAAGTATCCCGCGATCCTCGAGGACGAGGTCGTCGGCAGGCAGGCCAGCGAGCTGTATCGCGATGCGCGGGCGATGCTTGAGAGGATCGTCGCGGAGAAGTGGCTGACGGCGAAGGCGGTGTTCGGCATCTGGCCGGCGTACAGCGTCGGCGACGACGTAGTGCTTTCCCTTCTCCCTCCGGAACCAAGTGCCCTCGGGGCAGAAGGTGCCCGAAGGGCGGATGAGGGTACGACGGAGTCCGCCACGTCCGGGGCCGCGCCGGCACCCCCTACCCTCTCCCCAACCCCTCTCCCGGCGGGAGAGGGACTCACAGCGACGCTTCACTTCCTGCGCCAGCAAGTGGACAAGCCGGTCGAACGCCCCGACTTCTGCCTGGCCGACTTCATCGCGCCGAAGGACAGCGGCGTGCAGGACTGGATCGGCGCCTTCGCCGTGACCGCCGGCATCGGCATCGAGCCGCACGTGGCCCGCTTCGAGGCCGCGCACGACGACTACAACGCGATCCTGCTCAAGGCCTTGGCCGACCGCCTGGCCGAGGCGCTGGCCGAGCGCCTGCACCAGCGCGTGCGCACCGAGTTCTGGGGCTATGCCACCGACGAGGCGCTGGACAACGAGGCGCTGATCGCCGAGCGCTACCGCGGCATCCGCCCGGCTCCCGGCTACCCGGCCTGCCCGGACCACAGCGAGAAGGCGACCCTGTTCCGCCTGCTGGACGCCGGGACCAACGCCGGCATGTCGTTGACCGAGAGCTTCGCGATGCTGCCCACCGCGGCGGTGTCCGGCTACTACTTCAGCCATCCCGGCAGCCAGTACTTCGTCGTCGGCCGCCTCGGCAAGGACCAGGTCGCCGACTACGCCCGCCGCAAGGGCGTGTCCCTGGCCCAGGCCGAGCGCTGGCTGGCGTCGAACCTGGACTACGATCCGGAGTGA